A window from uncultured Desulfobacter sp. encodes these proteins:
- a CDS encoding integrase: MDDLSIDDRFHLLLHKKIMNKIGSAKRRSKKYYKDQYKKTGIIPVPLLLVEKGIMDGRKCSGRPKVIDEQTKRRFIEMVKASCDPSSQGFIFITRRARTIKNYHCWLEEELGKTISLPALRRCAKRENLKFYLEKEDDQEPSPARYSFKSVPVFALIQVDGCKFQYLRIRDERGNWQKPQVIEIFDTGSRKLFILEFYFTESNLNSVDLFTRFLLCTPFPLKTIGIRPDQAKGFLNLKRPINAINLAHSTPGGFYLAPDFSRAHSPKDKAHLESSHRSLHNFEIRIIKAFEDRIVKTVTEYNFKRGRKEKVTVTLLDITLDELRSSTVLRQYRDEHNHTQHYFTEDGVVSAWVPAQKFDDFLSNQADTLNFIPEQVQEYMKYGYRKIKATVSKNRTIRHDKRDFYVTSGADRFSKHKSTPVKISRYRDKLFIFEPSEDGILLGEAIAKKPFDRPPAPAPDPVPDELDTIIALLEKHNMAVDRPILIEVYHKGLSLSRAEQVLHHNQSRYADYMKKMDQPEERKKQALFNAFMLDCQKSLNTNRVATYASLGDMT, encoded by the coding sequence ATGGATGACCTGAGCATTGACGACCGCTTCCATTTACTGCTGCATAAAAAAATCATGAATAAAATCGGATCTGCCAAGAGAAGATCCAAAAAATATTACAAGGACCAGTACAAGAAAACCGGGATTATCCCGGTACCCCTTTTGCTGGTTGAAAAAGGAATTATGGATGGCCGCAAGTGCAGCGGGCGCCCCAAGGTTATAGACGAGCAAACAAAAAGGCGGTTTATTGAAATGGTCAAGGCGTCATGCGATCCGTCATCTCAGGGGTTCATTTTTATCACCCGAAGAGCCAGGACCATTAAAAATTACCACTGCTGGCTCGAGGAAGAGTTGGGTAAAACAATCAGCCTTCCGGCACTTCGGCGATGCGCCAAAAGGGAGAATCTCAAATTTTATCTGGAAAAAGAGGACGATCAGGAGCCGTCACCGGCACGTTATAGCTTCAAATCGGTTCCGGTGTTTGCCTTGATCCAGGTTGACGGTTGCAAGTTCCAATATTTAAGAATCAGAGATGAACGTGGAAACTGGCAGAAACCGCAGGTGATTGAAATATTTGATACCGGTTCCAGGAAGCTGTTCATCCTGGAATTCTATTTTACCGAAAGTAATCTGAACTCTGTGGACCTTTTTACCCGTTTTTTGTTATGCACCCCTTTTCCTTTGAAAACAATCGGCATCAGGCCCGACCAGGCAAAGGGATTTTTAAATTTAAAGCGTCCCATTAATGCCATTAACCTTGCGCATTCTACGCCAGGCGGTTTTTATTTGGCGCCGGATTTTTCAAGGGCGCATTCACCAAAAGATAAGGCGCATCTGGAATCTTCACACCGGAGCCTGCATAATTTTGAAATACGGATTATCAAAGCCTTTGAGGACAGGATTGTGAAAACCGTTACCGAGTATAACTTCAAACGGGGAAGAAAGGAAAAAGTCACTGTAACCCTACTTGATATCACCCTTGATGAATTGAGAAGCAGCACTGTGCTCCGCCAATACCGTGACGAACATAATCATACACAACATTATTTTACTGAAGACGGCGTGGTCAGTGCCTGGGTGCCGGCACAGAAGTTTGATGATTTTTTGTCAAACCAGGCAGACACCCTGAATTTTATCCCGGAGCAGGTTCAAGAATATATGAAATATGGTTACAGAAAAATCAAAGCCACCGTATCCAAGAACAGAACCATCCGCCATGACAAACGCGATTTTTATGTGACCAGTGGTGCAGACCGGTTCAGCAAGCATAAAAGTACACCGGTAAAGATATCCAGATACAGGGACAAACTTTTTATCTTTGAGCCCAGTGAAGACGGAATACTTCTGGGCGAAGCCATTGCAAAAAAGCCGTTTGACAGGCCACCTGCACCAGCGCCTGATCCTGTGCCCGATGAACTCGACACCATTATCGCTCTTTTGGAAAAGCACAATATGGCCGTTGACCGGCCTATTTTAATCGAAGTTTACCATAAGGGCCTTTCCCTATCCCGGGCGGAGCAAGTACTTCATCATAATCAATCAAGGTACGCAGATTACATGAAAAAAATGGACCAGCCTGAGGAACGTAAAAAACAGGCTTTGTTCAATGCATTTATGCTTGATTGCCAAAAATCGTTAAATACGAATCGAGTGGCCACTTATGCATCCCTCGGAGATATGACATGA
- a CDS encoding CHC2 zinc finger domain-containing protein has protein sequence MAHRFSSRELFELRNNIPVDMLIRDHLQIPSKIRDGYFRFLCPLCNEFQTAVNSTTNLARCFRCEKNFNTIDLVMKIKGYGFRDSVLFLKQINTAHQVPASKIAALVAAIGKPMPGGQ, from the coding sequence ATGGCGCACAGGTTTTCATCACGGGAATTATTTGAACTGAGGAACAATATCCCTGTGGATATGCTGATCAGGGATCATTTACAGATTCCATCTAAAATCAGGGATGGCTATTTCCGTTTTCTATGCCCTCTGTGCAATGAATTTCAAACGGCTGTAAATTCAACCACGAACCTGGCCAGGTGCTTCCGGTGCGAAAAAAACTTTAACACCATCGACCTTGTCATGAAAATCAAGGGATATGGATTCCGGGACAGCGTCCTGTTTTTGAAGCAGATAAATACTGCCCACCAGGTTCCGGCATCAAAGATAGCTGCCTTGGTCGCTGCAATCGGCAAACCCATGCCGGGAGGGCAATGA
- a CDS encoding DNA methylase → MKRLAKLETLIARNQECFSKIGKALKEIRDNRLYKQALFESFETYTRARWDMGKSHAYRLIKFYEVIYNLSPIGDRLPANESQARPLTQLDSIEQRQLWKEIIESGMELTARNIKKFIDSRKTASVTKPDLTDQISNEYMAVVKAMLEQVRVAQHDHWQQTSRPAALLWHRVIHEKIVSTGADNG, encoded by the coding sequence ATGAAACGGTTGGCCAAGCTTGAAACCCTGATTGCCCGGAATCAGGAGTGTTTTTCCAAAATCGGCAAGGCCTTGAAAGAAATTCGTGACAATCGTTTGTATAAGCAGGCTCTGTTTGAATCATTCGAAACATATACCAGGGCGCGATGGGATATGGGAAAATCCCATGCTTACCGCCTGATCAAATTTTATGAAGTCATCTATAATCTGTCCCCAATTGGGGACAGATTACCGGCCAACGAATCCCAGGCACGGCCTCTTACTCAACTGGATTCCATAGAACAGCGCCAACTTTGGAAGGAGATTATAGAAAGCGGCATGGAGTTAACCGCGCGTAACATCAAAAAATTTATCGACTCCCGAAAAACGGCATCGGTAACCAAACCGGATCTGACGGATCAAATTTCGAATGAATACATGGCTGTTGTAAAGGCAATGCTTGAACAGGTCCGTGTGGCACAGCATGATCATTGGCAGCAGACCTCTCGCCCGGCTGCATTGTTGTGGCATCGGGTCATACACGAAAAGATTGTATCAACGGGGGCAGATAATGGATGA